A genomic region of Miscanthus floridulus cultivar M001 chromosome 3, ASM1932011v1, whole genome shotgun sequence contains the following coding sequences:
- the LOC136544933 gene encoding uncharacterized protein — translation MGFNPPVPQQDSDWEIRAAVQVSLLLQVFLIFVGPMRKRSSSPIPRFTVWSCYLLADWVADLALGLLLNNMGNIGGGGGNSSSSFGLKRGGGGGIAGNNNNASSGSSSPIIFAFWTPFLLLHLGGPDTITAYSLEDNELWLRHLIGLLFELFSACVIFFCSLHGNPMIPATVLMFIVGIIKYAERTYSLYSGSVDGFRNKILDDPDPGPNYAKLMTEFDAKEKAGLVVEIAIANGEAEEAHKEMEKQETMRLVQDKNKSVEARAYEFFLIFRRLFVNVILSFKERRLSQAFFLERDDMKGGEAFKVIEVELNFIYDIVYTKAPVAYSTHGWVLRGICSCCLVSALVIFFFLDKPGHQILPVDVGITYALLLGGLALDVAALLMIFFSNRAQVYLESSRWLRWLARLREVIKRWRARRWSGKTSQLNLIEYCLGKPGNYSNKGGRRWLHKIVEKMHVEEIVDDFFFIHRVPLRGKKQQDDGGDKQDSPPLLDFIFKGLKPAAEMLKAKGKGDIMEMCNCRGNRVIQRHATEIKKAIENNDEVMHLAMDKIKKSLEEKDEAKRLSMDDIDKIKAEVATEKFRLILDSVEQSDFDESLLLWHIATDLCGLQDKGTAPTADEDRLRPIGETLSEYMLYLLIKQPEMLAATAGIGLLRYRDTCEEARRFFGSMEAWIDDHDDARKMLLSVNTSEKPSVVKGDRSKSVLFDAVILAKELRKLDDRLMWEVVTGVWGEMLTYAAGKCRGNMHVRQLSRGGELITLVWFLMAHMGLGDMYQIQEGDAKAKLIVKDQ, via the coding sequence ATGGGTTTCAACCCTCCGGTGCCGCAGCAGGACAGCGACTGGGAGATCCGTGCAGCGGTGCAGGTGAGCCTGCTCCTCCAGGTGTTCCTCATCTTCGTGGGTCCCATGCGCAAGCGCTCCTCGTCTCCGATACCCCGCTTCACCGTCTGGTCCTGCTACCTCCTCGCCGACTGGGTCGCCGACCTCGCCCTCGGCCTCCTCCTCAACAACATGGGCAAcatcggcggtggcggcggcaactCCTCGTCCAGCTTTGGCCTcaagcgcggcggcggtggcggcatcgCTGGCAACAACAACAACGCTAGTAGCGGAAGCAGTAGCCCCATCATCTTCGCGTTCTGGACGCCGTTCCTGCTGCTCCACCTGGGCGGGCCGGACACCATCACCGCCTACTCGCTGGAGGATAACGAGCTGTGGCTCCGCCACCTCATTGGCCTCCTCTTCGAGCTCTTCTCCGCCTGCGTCATCTTCTTCTGCTCCCTTCACGGCAACCCCATGATCCCCGCCACCGTGCTCATGTTCATCGTCGGCATCATCAAGTACGCGGAGCGCACCTACTCCCTCTACTCCGGCAGCGTCGACGGCTTCCGCAACAAGATCCTCGACGACCCGGACCCGGGGCCAAACTACGCGAAGCTCATGACGGAGTTCGACGCCAAGGAGAAGGCCGGCCTGGTCGTCGAGATCGCCATAGCCAATGGTGAGGCCGAGGAGGCacacaaggagatggagaagcaaGAGACGATGCGGCTGGTGCAGGACAAGAACAAAAGCGTGGAGGCTCGCGCGTACGAGTTCTTCCTCATCTTCCGGCGGCTCTTCGTCAACGTGATCCTGAGCTTCAAGGAGCGGCGGCTGAGCCAGGCCTTCTTCCTGGAGCGCGATGACATGAAGGGGGGCGAGGCGTTCAAGGTGATCGAGGTGGAGCTCAACTTCATCTACGACATAGTGTACACCAAGGCGCCCGTCGCCTACAGCACGCACGGCTGGGTGCTCCGCGGCATCTGCTCCTGCTGTCTCGTTTCCGCGctcgtcatcttcttcttcctcgacaAGCCTGGGCACCAGATCCTGCCCGTCGACGTCGGCATCACGTACGCGCTGCTGCTGGGTGGGCTGGCGCTCGACGTGGCGGCGCTGCTCATGATTTTCTTCTCCAACCGCGCCCAGGTGTACCTGGAGTCGTCCAGGTGGCTCAGGTGGCTGGCGCGGCTGAGGGAGGTCATCAAGCGGTGGCGGGCGCGGCGCTGGTCGGGGAAGACATCGCAGCTGAACCTCATCGAATACTGCCTCGGCAAGCCGGGCAATTACAGTAACAAAGGTGGACGGCGGTGGCTCCACAAGATCGTCGAGAAGATGCACGTCGAGGAGATCGTGGACGACTTCTTCTTCATCCACCGCGTGCCACTACGCGGCAAGAAGCAgcaggacgacggcggcgacaaGCAGGACTCCCCTCCTCTCCTAGATTTCATCTTCAAAGGCCTCAAGCCAGCGGCCGAGATGCTGAAAGCGAAAGGAAAGGGGGACATCATGGAGATGTGCAACTGTCGTGGCAACCGTGTCATCCAGCGCCATGCCACGGAGATCAAGAAGGCCATCGAGAATAACGACGAGGTGATGCACCTTGCCATGGATAAAATCAAGAAGTCCCTCGAGGAGAAGGACGAGGCGAAGCGCCTTAGCATGGACGACATCGACAAGATCAAGGCCGAGGTCGCTACGGAGAAGTTCAGGCTGATCCTGGACAGCGTGGAGCAGAGTGACTTCGACGAATCCCTGCTGCTGTGGCACATCGCCACCGACCTGTGCGGCCTCCAGGACAAGGGAACGGCACCGACGGCGGACGAAGATCGGCTGAGACCCATCGGCGAGACCCTGTCGGAGTACATGCTGTACCTGCTCATCAAGCAGCCGGAGATGCTGGCGGCGACGGCGGGCATCGGCCTGCTCCGCTACCGGGACACGTGCGAGGAGGCGCGCCGGTTCTTCGGATCCATGGAGGCGTGGATCGATGACCACGACGACGCGCGCAAGATGCTGCTGAGCGTGAACACGTCGGAGAAGCCATCAGTGGTGAAGGGCGACCGGAGCAAGTCGGTGCTGTTCGACGCGGTCATTCTGGCCAAGGAGCTCAGGAAGCTGGACGACAGGCTCATGTGGGAGGTTGTCACGGGGGTGTGGGGGGAGATGCTGACGTACGCGGCGGGCAAGTGCCGGGGCAACATGCACGTCCGGCAGCTCAGCCGCGGCGGCGAGCTCATCACGCTCGTCTGGTTCCTCATGGCGCACATGGGGCTCGGCGACATGTACCAGATCCAGGAGGGAGACGCCAAGGCCAAGCTCATCGTCAAAGACCAGTAG
- the LOC136544934 gene encoding kinesin-like protein KIN-14N, which translates to MSARGVRPGVLHHKENNLADAQPWKRQRTAGGTGRAPLAAAPPPTEEPMVFAGREDVEALLNEKMKGKNKMDYKGKSEQMMEYIKKVRACIRWLLEREDANLAEIERINGQLGATHKQHSEIVADLENTIEETKSICEELQKQVASLQEALKIVEAEKMDALRSLRDEREARMGVESLRNGLLEDLNRAKLEDKRLNDQIKMLQDTNKRLQEYNTSLQQYNSNLQADAAKNAETIAKLQKEKNTMVETMNGLKDHANSVKMQLDMAKSLQNEAAKQKTDLLKEVESLRMELQHVREERDTKSAQVDSLLADIGTYKEMTGKTVIELDSAMANTSALEETCSSQRKMIETLEIKLASANEKSKRSDMTASETMTEYENMKKMLESALSRLEEAEQTILDGEKLRKKLHNTILELKGNIRVFCRVRPLLPNESGAVSYPKSGENLGRGIELLHNAQGYSFTFDKVFDHSASQEHVFIEISQLVQSALDGYKVCLFAYGQTGSGKTYTMMGNPELEDQKGMIPRSLEQIFQASQALNSQGWRYKMQASMLEIYNETIRDLLVTNRMAAQDGGPSKYSIKHDANGNTNVSDLTVIDVTSINEVSSLLRRAAQSRSVGRTQMNEESSRSHCVFTLRIFGVNEGTDQQVQGVLNLIDLAGSERLNKSGATGDRLKETLAINKSLSCLSDVIFSIAKKEEHVPFRNSKLTYLLQPCLGGDSKTLMFVNLSPEVSSTGESLCSLRFAARVNSCEIGIPRRQTQTRSSQ; encoded by the exons ATGTCCGCGCGAGGGGTGCGCCCGGGGGTGCTGCACCACAAGGAGAACAACCTGGCGGACGCGCAGCCCTGGAAGCGCCAGCGCACCGCCGGCGGGACCGGGAGGGCGCCgctcgccgccgcgccgccgccgacggAGGAGCCCATGGTGTTCGCGGGCAGGGAGGACGTCGAAGCCCTCCTCAACGAGAAGATGAAGGGGAAGAACAAGATGGACTACAAG GGGAAGAGCGAGCAGATGATGGAATACATCAAGAAGGTTCGAGCCTGTATCAGATGGCTTCTTGAGAGGGAAGACGCAAATCTTGCTGAAATCGAGAGGATCAATGGTCAGCTTGGGGCGACACACAAACAACATTCTGAGATAG TGGCTGACTTGGAGAATACTATTGAAGAAACAAAATCAATCTGCGAGGAACTTCAAAAACAAGTTGCATCTCTACAAGAGGCTCTGAAGATAGTGGAGGCCGAAAAAATG GATGCCCTGAGGTCTCTAAGAGATGAAAGGGAAGCAAGGATGGGTGTGGAATCTTTGCGCAATGGACTTTTAGAAGATCTGAACAGGGCAAAGTTGGAGGACAAACGCCTCAATGACCAG ATTAAGATGCTTCAGGACACAAATAAGAGGCTTCAAGAATATAACACAAGCTTGCAGCAATACAATAGCAACCTCCAAGCAGATGCAGCAAAGAATGCTGAAACAATAGCAAAGCTGCAAAAGGAGAAGAATACTATGGTCGAGACAATGAATGGTCTGAAAGATCATGCTAACTCGGTAAAAATGCAGCTAGACATGGCAAAG TCTTTGCAAAATGAAGCTGCAAAGCAAAAGACCGATTTATTGAAGGAAGTTGAAAGTCTTAGAATGGAGCTTCAGCATGTAAGAGAGGAACGTGACACTAAATCTGCTCAAGTAGATTCTTTGCTGGCTGATATTGGAACATACAAAGAAATGACTGGAAAAACTGTCATTGAGTTAGACAGTGCCATGGCAAACACCTCTGCCCTTGAG GAAACATGTTCATCCCAAAGAAAGATGATAGAGACATTGGAAATTAAGCTTGCATCTGCCAATGAAAAGTCAAAG AGGTCTGATATGACGGCCTCAGAAACCATGACTGAGTATGAGAACATGAAGAAAATGTTGGAGAGTGCTCTGTCGCGCCTTGAAGAGGCTGAGCAAACAATTCTGGACGGAGAGAAGTTACGGAAAAAGTTACATAACACAATTCTT GAGTTGAAGGGAAACATCAGGGTATTTTGTAGAGTAAGGCCTTTGCTGCCAAATGAATCAGGAGCGGTCTCATATCCAAAGAGTGGAGAAAACTTAGGCCGAGGCATTGAGTTGTTACATAATG CACAAGGATATTCATTTACTTTTGATAAAGTATTTGATCATTCGGCATCACAAGAACACGTGTTCATAGAAATATCTCAACTCGTCCAAAGTGCCCTAGATGGCTATAAG GTTTGCCTATTTGCCTACGGGCAAACTGGTTCCGGTAAAACATATACAATGATGGGCAATCCTGAGTTAGAAGATCAAAAAGGAATGATACCACGATCTCTGGAGCAGATTTTTCAAGCTAGCCAGGCACTTAACTCACAGGGTTGGAGATATAAGATGCAG GCCTCAATGTTGGAGATTTACAATGAGACCATACGCGACTTGCTTGTGACGAATCGCATGGCTGCTCAGGATGGTGGTCCTTCAAAGTACAGTATCAAGCATGATGCCAATGGTAACACAAATGTGTCGGACCTTACGGTCATTGACGTAACTAGTATCAACGAAGTTTCTTCTCTCCTCAGGCGGGCTGCTCAGAGCAG ATCAGTTGGGAGAACACAAATGAATGAGGAATCATCCAGAAGTCACTGTGTTTTCACTCTTCGGATATTCGGTGTAAATGAG GGAACGGATCAACAAGtgcaaggagtgctcaatcttatAGATCTAGCAGGCAGTGAGCGTCTGAACAAAAGTGGTGCCACTGGTGATCGGCTGAAAGAGACTCTG GCTATCAATAAAAGCTTGTCATGCTTAAGTGATGTCATCTTCTCGATTGCAAAGAAAGAGGAACATGTTCCGTTCAGGAACTCAAAACTGACATATCTGCTCCAG CCGTGTCTCGGAGGGGACTCCAAGACGCTGATGTTTGTGAATCTTTCTCCTGAGGTATCCTCGACTGGGGAGTCTCTTTGCTCACTCCGGTTTGCTGCAAGGGTGAACTCCTGCGAGATCGGGATCCCCCGGCGCCAAACCCAGACGCGGAGCTCACAATGA
- the LOC136544936 gene encoding photosynthetic NDH subunit of lumenal location 3, chloroplastic-like has product MATYLNAPPAATTTAASCCHAFSGGSLRLLWPSRPAMHVTCQASSSSSSQQQPSPSRRSACVGLGLSFACAVLLRPRAVAAATDAGDEEPANNGWWLTEFPLPTPKIVNKEINNANTGTRSFLKNGIYMADIGPSFAAHAYRLRSTAFDLLALEDLLGKDASNYVNKYLRLKSTFMYYDFDKLISAADDKPPFVDLANRLFDSFETLQEAVTAKDDDRISGRYAETKVILQELMAKMA; this is encoded by the exons ATGGCCACTTATCTCAACGCACCGCCGGCAGCTACCACCACGGCCGCAAGCTGCTGCCATGCCTTCTCCGGCGGTAGCCTCCGTCTACTCTGGCCGAGCCGACCGGCGATGCACGTGACGTGCCaagcctcctcatcctcctcctcccagCAGCAGCCGTCCCCGTCCAGGAGGTCAGCCTGCGTGGGCCTCGGCCTCAGCTTCGCGTGCGCCGTCCTGCTCCGCCcacgcgccgtcgccgccgcaacTGACGCCGGCGACGAGGAGCCGGCCAACAACGGCTGGTGGCTCACCGAGTTCCCCTTGCCCACGCCCAAGATCGTCAACA AGGAGATCAACAACGCCAACACAGGGACGCGGTCCTTCCTGAAGAACGGCATCTACATGGCGGACATCGGCCCCAGCTTCGCGGCGCACGCGTACCGGCTGCGCAGCACGGCCTTCGACCTGCTGGCGCTGGAGGACCTGCTCGGCAAGGACGCCTCCAACTACGTCAACAAGTACCTCCGCCTCAAGTCCACCTTCATGTACTacgacttcgacaagctcatcTCCGCCGCCGACGACAAGCCCCCCTTCGTCGACCTCGCCAACCGCCTCTTCGACAGCTTCGAGACGCTCCAGGAGGCCGTCACCGCCAAGGACGACGACAGGATCAGCGGCCGCTACGCCGAGACCAAGGTCATCCTCCAGGAGCTCATGGCGAAGATGGCCTAG